AACCCTATAGATCATTTCATCGCCTAGCCCAATTTGGGTCGGGCCAGATATAGACAACTCGACGCCACTTTCGACAAAAGATGATCCACCAAACCAAAAGACCATTAAACTGATAATGAATAGGGCACAAGCCAAAGCAACCAGCCACTTGAATATCTTGTTATGCATAAAACCTTGCTTAATAACCAACAACTCGGGCTGTTTGGGAGCAACCGGAGGCGTAGGTTTAGTATATATTATCTCGTTCATTGAGTTAATCCTAACACACAAGAAGCCAACTTACGATTTAATCCTTGCTTGGTATACGAATTGCAATGAATTCAATTTGCGGCCAGTAATGCCCTCAAATATTATATCCAACGAAGACTTGCCTATGTGGCTGGAATCGGATTGGCCATTCTTCAAAATTTTTAAATCTTCGCTTCTAAGTAAGAAGCCCCGATTAGTTTGCAAGTGGCAGTTACGACAGATGAGACCACCAAGATCAAAATTAAGAGCCCACTCGTGATCTATGTGACTGTCGGAAGTCACTTGGGTTAAGCATAAGGCACAATGACTGGTCTGCGGTGAATATCCAGAGACATTTAAGAACTTCGCCTGAGCATTGCGCATTACGTTTAAAACCTTATTCTCGCCGGCATCGTTTATAGCCTGCAACGTATGATTTAGAAGATCCCACATTG
The window above is part of the Candidatus Yanofskybacteria bacterium genome. Proteins encoded here:
- the recO gene encoding DNA repair protein RecO; its protein translation is MRTKAIVIKKQNTNEYDQLVTCYTEEFGKLTAIAKSILKKSSLQAMHLDVLNMVEFDLVAGRALPIIASAHSDNVYSAIKKSIKLTAVASFFADLVDKIIFDNEKDPAMWDLLNHTLQAINDAGENKVLNVMRNAQAKFLNVSGYSPQTSHCALCLTQVTSDSHIDHEWALNFDLGGLICRNCHLQTNRGFLLRSEDLKILKNGQSDSSHIGKSSLDIIFEGITGRKLNSLQFVYQARIKS